In Porites lutea chromosome 1, jaPorLute2.1, whole genome shotgun sequence, a single genomic region encodes these proteins:
- the LOC140922659 gene encoding collagen alpha-5(VI) chain-like has translation MLLNDTDRYSKYHEQGYLLNWHKWKESIHSLACRCAERALQKGYNYFGLQFYGECWSGPFAEFNYSRAGVSDRCIMNLKKPTACVQAQDQECVGQQLTNYIYKLTSNSGPQSPDVDGGYSQWSQWSKCSKSCGIGRKSRERTCTNPRPQGNGKSCRRLGWPDDSTMCYQECNNCDKVMDVGIDIDSSSSVRRKNYEKVKAFLIQLVDKMHISHRMTHVAVIHYNHRAYLDWDFNSDRAKNAVALKKAILNLKYQPGGTRTDIAMDKSMKEMFQVDHGQRPDVPHVLFVLTDGKTSSRSKPYKKVLKAYKDRGVKVVAIGVGPSVDNKELNEIAMGQPDNVVHVQQFDQLVSKLDEIVQKSCAAMKTKLKYA, from the exons ATGCTGTTGAACGACACGGATAGGTACAGTAAATACCATGAGCAGGGTTATCTTCTGAACTGGCACAAGTGGAAAGAATCGATTCACAG CCTTGCCTGTCGCTGTGCCGAAAGAGCCCTGCAAAAAGGTTATAATTACTTTGGTCTGCAGTTTTACGGCGAGTGTTGGAGCGGACCGTTCGCCGAGTTCAATTACAGTCGCGCCGGCGTGTCAGACAGATGTATCATGAATCTTAAAAAACCAACCGCCTGCGTACAAGCTCAAGATCAGGAATGTGTCGGGCAGCAGCTTACTAACTACATCTATAAGCTAACATCAA ATTCAGGTCCTCAGAGCCCGGATGTTGACGGTGGTTACTCCCAGTGGTCTCAATGGAGTAAATGCAGCAAGTCATGTGGAATAGGGCGAAAATCACGTGAGAGGACCTGCACCAATCCCAGACCACAAGGTAATGGAAAGTCATGTCGCCGACTTGGCTGGCCAGACGATTCAACGATGTGTTATCAGGAATGCAACA ACTGTGATAAGGTGATGGATGTCGGCATCGACATCGACTCCTCAAGCAGCGTTCGGCGCAAAAATTACGAGAAAGTGAAAGCCTTCCTAATCCAGCTGGTAGACAAGATGCACATTTCGCATCGAATGACACACGTTGCTGTCATTCATTACAATCACAGAGCGTATCTGGACTGGGACTTTAACTCAGACCGCGCCAAGAACGCCGTCGCTCTCAAAAAAGCCATCTTGAATCTAAAGTACCAACCGGGAGGGACTAGGACGGACATAGCGATGGATAAGTCCATGAAGGAGATGTTTCAAGTTGATCACGGTCAGAGACCTGATGTTCCTCATGTACTGTTTGTTCTAACAGATGGAAAGACTAGCTCGAGATCGAAACCTTACAAGAAAGTTCTCAAAGCTTACAAG GATAGGGGGGTGAAGGTCGTTGCAATCGGAGTCGGCCCGAGCGTGGATAACAAAGAACTGAATGAGATCGCCATGGGACAACCAGACAACGTCGTTCACGTACAACAATTTGACCAACTTGTGTCCAAGCTGGACGAGATTGTTCAAAAATCCTGTGCAGCGATgaaaactaaattgaaatatgcCTAA